A genomic stretch from Sphingobacterium sp. ML3W includes:
- a CDS encoding TIGR01777 family oxidoreductase yields the protein MPKIVIAGGTGFVGQYLSKRFQRMGYQVILVGRQKGNIPWTDTDGISAALEHAEMLINLAGKSVNCRYNASNKAQIFSSRTETTSILGKAIENCSHPPILWLNASTATIYRHAEDRPMTESSGEIGTGFSIEVAKKWEKTFFDFHLPHTRQVALRMAIVLGADGGVIQPFKNLVRFGLGGIQGNGDQYFSWIHIEDLFQIILFIQKHHEIDGIINCAAPNPITNKTFMGTFRSVMHRKIGLPSPKWLLEIGALLIGTETELLLKSRWVIPERLTELGFTFQFPTIERALDDILILK from the coding sequence ATGCCTAAAATAGTTATTGCAGGTGGAACAGGTTTTGTCGGACAATATCTTTCCAAAAGATTCCAAAGAATGGGATATCAGGTGATCCTCGTTGGCAGACAGAAAGGAAATATACCCTGGACCGATACGGATGGCATTTCAGCCGCACTTGAACATGCTGAAATGTTGATCAACCTCGCGGGCAAGTCCGTCAATTGTCGCTACAATGCCAGCAACAAAGCACAAATATTTTCTTCAAGAACAGAGACCACAAGTATTTTAGGTAAGGCAATTGAAAATTGCAGCCATCCTCCTATTCTTTGGTTAAATGCAAGCACTGCAACAATCTACCGTCATGCAGAGGATCGACCAATGACTGAAAGTAGCGGTGAGATCGGAACGGGATTTTCCATCGAGGTCGCAAAGAAATGGGAGAAGACATTTTTCGATTTCCACTTACCCCATACCAGACAGGTGGCTCTTCGGATGGCTATTGTCCTAGGCGCTGATGGTGGTGTTATACAACCTTTTAAAAATCTTGTTCGCTTCGGTTTAGGTGGAATACAAGGCAACGGTGATCAATATTTTAGCTGGATACATATTGAAGATCTATTCCAGATTATCTTATTTATACAAAAACATCATGAAATAGATGGCATCATAAATTGTGCTGCCCCCAATCCGATTACGAATAAAACCTTTATGGGGACTTTTCGAAGCGTCATGCATCGAAAAATTGGTCTCCCCTCACCGAAATGGTTGTTGGAAATAGGTGCTTTGTTGATCGGGACGGAAACTGAACTTTTATTGAAAAGTCGTTGGGTAATACCAGAAAGATTAACGGAACTTGGTTTTACATTTCAATTTCCAACGATTGAAAGGGCTTTAGACGATATTTTAATTTTGAAATAA
- a CDS encoding suppressor of fused domain protein, translating to MSFWDKVKKIMSGGEDESSTEKKDVEITAGGSTIYRYESQPEEKDPKDLFPEVQCVYLEEIEEHLTKYIAEPDLVFHEIISELVHIDVHWIKPSANYPYNILVTSGMSDLPMNVPEEIDDKEAYERAELMVVLPADWKIGDEEFQDDNNYWPVYFLKRLARFPHEYKTWLGYGHTIPNGMEAEEIANTGFGCMLLLPPMLSFDEEFLELKTKDGNIINFYAMIPVYKEEMDFKLEEGTDALLDLFDEYGISELVDIDRPNVCRK from the coding sequence ATGTCATTTTGGGATAAAGTCAAAAAAATCATGAGCGGGGGAGAGGACGAATCTTCCACTGAAAAGAAAGATGTTGAAATTACTGCCGGAGGTTCGACTATATATCGTTATGAAAGTCAGCCTGAGGAAAAAGATCCGAAAGATCTATTCCCTGAGGTACAATGTGTGTATCTTGAAGAGATAGAGGAGCATTTGACAAAATATATCGCTGAACCAGATCTGGTCTTTCACGAAATTATATCCGAATTGGTGCATATTGATGTACACTGGATAAAGCCTAGTGCGAACTATCCATACAATATCCTGGTAACTTCTGGTATGAGCGACCTTCCCATGAATGTTCCAGAGGAAATAGACGATAAGGAAGCCTATGAGCGTGCCGAGTTAATGGTTGTTCTTCCTGCTGATTGGAAAATAGGCGATGAAGAGTTTCAGGATGATAACAACTACTGGCCAGTTTACTTTTTGAAAAGGTTAGCGCGTTTTCCACATGAGTATAAAACATGGTTAGGCTATGGTCATACTATTCCTAATGGGATGGAGGCCGAAGAAATAGCAAATACCGGTTTTGGCTGTATGCTCCTATTGCCTCCGATGTTGAGCTTTGATGAGGAATTTTTAGAACTTAAAACAAAAGATGGCAATATCATTAATTTCTATGCAATGATTCCGGTTTATAAGGAAGAGATGGATTTCAAACTGGAAGAAGGAACAGATGCTCTATTGGATCTTTTTGATGAATATGGAATATCAGAACTTGTGGACATAGATCGTCCAAATGTTTGTAGAAAATAA
- a CDS encoding deoxyguanosinetriphosphate triphosphohydrolase: MSEKMNWKDLLSAKRWGYEDRTADSYLVARSEFQRDYDRLIFSSPFRRLQNKTQVFPLPGAVFVHNRLTHSLEVASVGRSLGRMFYAQLKEENPNIDTEYPFLQEVGNIISAACLSHDLGNPAFGHSGESAISTYFTDGDGRKYQEQVTAEEWADLTHFEGNANALRILTHAFQGKDPKGFALTYTSLASIVKYPCLAIDGHVKKSHHRKKYGFFTEEQKAFEKIADELGLLRDPSNPKGYLRHPLVYLVEAADDICYNIIDLEDAHHLKILSYQEVEELLLPLCGSENLRDRLDGLLDTPSRVALLRAKAINTLIKGCVDVFVREQEQFLSGTFSSALMDALDDSIVKQMNKISKISIAKIYNAPTVVQIEIAGYRVMDALLKEFVPAYLKKNKNNYDKKLVALIPEQFYTDKQDSYSKIRSVLDFVSGMTDVYAIELYRKIKGITIPSIE, from the coding sequence ATGTCTGAAAAAATGAACTGGAAAGATTTGCTTTCTGCAAAACGCTGGGGGTATGAAGATAGAACAGCTGATAGCTACCTTGTGGCTCGATCGGAATTTCAACGGGATTATGATCGGTTGATTTTTTCTTCCCCATTTCGAAGATTACAGAATAAAACTCAGGTTTTTCCGCTTCCAGGGGCTGTGTTTGTACACAATAGGTTGACACATAGTTTGGAAGTAGCCAGTGTAGGTCGCTCACTCGGCCGAATGTTCTATGCACAGTTAAAGGAAGAAAACCCAAATATAGATACCGAATATCCGTTCCTACAAGAGGTTGGAAATATTATCTCAGCGGCTTGTCTCTCTCATGATTTGGGGAACCCTGCATTTGGACACTCAGGGGAGTCTGCGATATCTACCTACTTCACAGATGGAGATGGACGGAAATATCAGGAACAGGTAACAGCCGAAGAATGGGCAGATCTAACCCATTTTGAAGGCAATGCCAATGCCCTGCGGATTTTGACTCACGCTTTTCAGGGAAAAGATCCAAAAGGATTTGCCTTGACCTATACCTCATTGGCATCTATTGTGAAATATCCGTGTTTAGCTATTGATGGGCATGTCAAAAAAAGCCACCATCGCAAAAAATATGGTTTTTTTACAGAGGAGCAAAAAGCTTTTGAGAAAATTGCGGACGAGTTAGGGCTACTAAGAGATCCTTCCAATCCCAAGGGTTATTTGAGACATCCCTTGGTGTATCTTGTAGAAGCTGCCGACGATATCTGTTATAATATCATTGATTTAGAGGATGCACATCATCTGAAAATATTATCCTACCAAGAAGTAGAAGAACTTTTGTTGCCATTATGTGGTTCCGAAAATCTTCGTGACCGATTGGACGGTTTGCTGGATACACCGAGTCGCGTGGCACTATTGCGGGCTAAGGCGATCAACACCCTGATCAAGGGTTGTGTTGATGTATTTGTTCGTGAACAAGAGCAATTTTTATCTGGGACTTTTTCATCCGCATTAATGGATGCACTGGATGACAGTATTGTAAAGCAAATGAACAAGATCTCAAAAATTTCTATAGCGAAGATCTATAATGCGCCAACTGTAGTCCAGATTGAGATTGCAGGCTATCGTGTTATGGATGCCCTGTTGAAAGAGTTTGTACCAGCATACCTTAAAAAGAACAAAAATAATTACGACAAGAAATTAGTCGCTTTGATTCCGGAGCAGTTTTATACAGACAAACAGGACTCCTATTCCAAAATCCGTTCTGTGCTGGATTTTGTTTCTGGAATGACCGATGTATATGCCATCGAACTCTATCGTAAGATTAAAGGAATAACAATTCCGAGTATCGAATAG
- a CDS encoding helix-turn-helix domain-containing protein codes for MELQEAKQQFIDTWGALGSEWGINKSVAQVHALLLSASNPMSTDEIMEKLVISRGNANMSIRQLVDYGIVYKKHIAGDRKEYFVAEKDVLKWAMKIAVMRKQKELDPVMDILREISKNTEKDKTPEGKEFHKTVKDIQVLTDQLETIANKLFNTSGGDLLLKLIKLMM; via the coding sequence ATGGAATTACAAGAAGCAAAACAGCAATTTATAGATACTTGGGGAGCCTTGGGTTCCGAATGGGGGATCAACAAATCCGTTGCTCAGGTACATGCATTACTCCTTTCTGCGAGCAACCCCATGTCTACAGACGAAATCATGGAGAAGCTGGTTATCTCCAGAGGTAATGCCAACATGAGTATCCGTCAATTGGTCGATTATGGTATTGTTTACAAAAAACATATTGCAGGAGACCGAAAGGAATATTTCGTTGCGGAGAAAGACGTATTAAAATGGGCGATGAAAATTGCTGTTATGCGCAAGCAAAAAGAACTTGATCCGGTCATGGATATTCTCAGAGAAATCAGCAAAAATACCGAGAAAGATAAAACGCCAGAAGGCAAGGAGTTTCATAAGACGGTAAAAGATATCCAGGTATTAACAGATCAACTCGAAACCATCGCAAACAAACTATTCAATACCAGCGGCGGGGATCTGTTACTAAAATTGATCAAACTAATGATGTAA
- a CDS encoding aldehyde dehydrogenase family protein, protein MIKKELKILGITSQNLGSSTGQKWFSGGEVFVSLSPVDGKLIAKVSGSSQKDYETVIGDAQNAFKAWRLIPAPKRGDIIRQLGDKLRELKPTLGKLVSYEMGKSYQEGMGEVQEMIDICDFALGLSRQLYGNTIHSERPGHRMYDQYHPLGVVGIITAFNFPVAVWAWNTAIALVCGNTVVWKPSEKTPLCAIACQKLLAEILHNNGLPEGISNLVMGDKEVGEWLAADNRISLVSATGSTRMGKEVAVTVAQRLGKTLLELGGNNAIIVTPDADLNMTIIGAVFGAVGTAGQRCTSTRRLIIHESIYDKVKKQLTKAYGQLKIGDPLDTKNHVGPLIDKAAVKSYLNALDKIKTQGGKLLIKGKVLEGKGYESGCYVQPVIAEVENHYEIVQHETFAPILYLIKYQSDIDNAIALQNGVSQGLSSAVMTNNLREAELFLSAAGSDCGIANVNIGTSGAEIGGAFGGEKDTGGGRESGSDAWKAYMRRQTNTINYTTDLPLAQGIKFDL, encoded by the coding sequence ATGATAAAAAAAGAACTTAAAATACTCGGCATAACATCCCAGAATTTAGGCTCGTCAACAGGGCAAAAGTGGTTTTCTGGTGGTGAGGTATTCGTATCCCTATCTCCTGTAGATGGAAAACTCATTGCAAAAGTGTCTGGTAGCAGCCAGAAGGATTATGAGACAGTCATCGGTGATGCTCAAAACGCATTCAAAGCATGGCGACTTATCCCCGCTCCCAAGAGAGGAGACATTATCCGTCAACTAGGCGATAAATTACGAGAATTGAAACCGACACTCGGAAAATTAGTCTCCTATGAGATGGGAAAATCCTATCAAGAAGGCATGGGGGAAGTACAAGAAATGATTGACATCTGTGACTTCGCGCTGGGGCTATCCCGACAACTCTATGGCAATACCATTCATTCCGAACGTCCCGGCCATCGCATGTATGACCAATACCATCCTTTAGGTGTAGTCGGTATTATTACCGCCTTTAATTTCCCTGTAGCCGTTTGGGCATGGAATACAGCCATCGCTTTGGTTTGCGGAAACACAGTCGTATGGAAACCCAGTGAGAAAACGCCACTATGTGCCATTGCCTGCCAAAAACTATTAGCAGAAATCCTCCATAACAATGGATTACCTGAAGGTATCTCCAACCTGGTCATGGGCGACAAAGAAGTCGGTGAATGGCTTGCTGCTGACAACCGCATCTCCTTGGTGTCGGCAACAGGATCAACACGGATGGGAAAAGAAGTTGCTGTTACTGTCGCACAACGCCTGGGCAAAACGCTCTTGGAACTTGGCGGCAACAATGCGATTATTGTTACCCCAGATGCGGACCTCAACATGACAATCATCGGCGCCGTATTTGGTGCCGTGGGAACAGCAGGACAACGCTGCACCAGTACACGACGACTGATTATCCATGAGAGTATCTACGACAAAGTCAAGAAGCAACTGACAAAAGCCTATGGTCAATTAAAAATTGGCGACCCTTTGGACACGAAAAATCATGTAGGACCATTGATTGATAAAGCCGCTGTAAAATCATACTTAAACGCACTAGACAAAATTAAAACACAAGGGGGAAAACTTCTTATTAAAGGAAAAGTACTAGAAGGCAAAGGTTACGAAAGTGGTTGCTATGTACAGCCCGTTATCGCCGAAGTCGAAAATCATTATGAGATCGTGCAACACGAAACTTTCGCTCCAATTCTATATTTAATAAAGTATCAAAGCGACATAGACAATGCTATCGCCTTGCAAAATGGTGTCAGCCAAGGCCTGTCCTCAGCTGTGATGACAAACAATCTGAGAGAAGCCGAACTATTTCTCAGCGCCGCCGGATCGGATTGTGGCATAGCAAACGTCAATATCGGTACCTCAGGTGCAGAAATCGGTGGGGCCTTTGGCGGAGAAAAAGATACCGGAGGTGGTAGAGAATCTGGTTCGGATGCATGGAAAGCATATATGCGTCGCCAGACAAATACCATTAATTACACAACAGACTTACCATTGGCACAAGGTATAAAATTTGATTTATAA
- a CDS encoding acyl-CoA dehydrogenase family protein, translated as MKQINVDYFQVDDLLSEEHKLVRRAVRDFVRSEIKPVIEDAAQAHQAIAGLMPKLGAIGALGPYIPVEYGGAGLDQISYGLIMQELEAGDSAVRSAASVQSSLVMYPIYTYGSEEQRRKYLPGLASGDLVGSFGLTEPNHGSDPGGMETRLTASNGGFLLNGAKMWITNSPVCDLAVVWARDEAGKVRGVIVERGMDGFETPETLHKWSLRASKTGELVFHDVFIPAENVLPEVNSMRGPLSCLNSARYGISWGVIGAAIDCYETAVQYALERQQFDRPIGGFQLQQKKLAEFLTEITKAQLLSWRLGLLKNEGKATPQQISMAKRNNVNMALQIARESRQILGGMGIVGDFPIMRHMMNLESVITYEGTHDIHLLITGQDITGLNAFS; from the coding sequence ATGAAACAAATAAATGTTGATTATTTTCAAGTGGATGACCTTTTATCGGAGGAGCACAAGCTTGTCCGTCGTGCTGTTCGGGATTTTGTTCGGTCAGAGATAAAACCAGTTATAGAAGATGCAGCACAGGCACATCAGGCCATAGCAGGGTTGATGCCCAAACTTGGTGCAATAGGTGCTTTAGGTCCTTATATTCCAGTAGAATATGGTGGTGCGGGATTAGATCAGATTTCTTATGGTTTGATTATGCAGGAATTGGAGGCCGGTGATTCTGCGGTTCGTTCGGCTGCTTCGGTGCAATCTTCTTTGGTGATGTATCCGATATATACCTATGGCAGCGAGGAGCAACGCCGTAAATATTTGCCGGGACTTGCTTCCGGGGACCTTGTGGGCTCTTTTGGTTTAACCGAACCGAACCACGGTTCTGACCCCGGAGGGATGGAAACGCGATTGACAGCGAGTAATGGTGGTTTTTTATTGAACGGTGCTAAGATGTGGATTACAAACTCACCAGTATGTGATCTTGCTGTAGTTTGGGCACGTGATGAGGCGGGAAAAGTGCGAGGGGTAATTGTTGAACGTGGAATGGATGGTTTTGAAACACCGGAAACATTACATAAGTGGTCTTTACGAGCTTCTAAAACTGGCGAGCTGGTTTTTCATGATGTCTTTATTCCCGCTGAAAATGTATTGCCTGAGGTAAACTCGATGCGTGGGCCGCTTTCTTGTTTGAATTCTGCACGGTATGGAATATCTTGGGGTGTGATAGGAGCGGCGATCGACTGTTATGAAACGGCTGTTCAATATGCTCTGGAACGTCAACAATTTGACCGACCGATTGGCGGGTTTCAGTTGCAACAGAAAAAATTGGCTGAATTTCTGACAGAAATTACGAAAGCTCAGTTGTTGTCCTGGCGTTTGGGGCTTTTAAAGAATGAAGGGAAAGCAACCCCACAGCAAATTTCGATGGCCAAACGGAATAATGTGAATATGGCTTTACAGATTGCGCGTGAATCCCGGCAGATTTTGGGAGGAATGGGCATTGTTGGGGATTTTCCAATTATGCGACATATGATGAATCTTGAGTCGGTTATTACTTATGAAGGTACACATGATATTCATTTATTGATCACTGGGCAGGATATTACTGGGCTCAATGCGTTTTCCTAA
- a CDS encoding energy transducer TonB — translation MYSPKFKITVSTVLLFIVCLTSQAQTAAVRNIPADSLVQNVDDFPYFKGGIRAWSRFLQNNLDLTRTVGAMDSVAYVKYGPKQTAILNFIVCEDGAICNIEIENRENVSPEFAKAVLAAMRKSPQWMPALVKGKPVKTKFRQPVVAVLE, via the coding sequence ATGTATTCACCAAAATTTAAAATTACTGTTTCGACAGTTCTGCTTTTTATCGTTTGTTTGACTTCACAGGCGCAGACTGCTGCTGTTCGTAATATTCCTGCAGATAGTCTAGTCCAAAATGTGGATGATTTTCCTTATTTTAAGGGTGGGATAAGGGCATGGTCAAGATTCTTGCAAAATAACCTCGATCTGACACGTACCGTGGGTGCTATGGATAGTGTCGCTTACGTAAAGTATGGCCCCAAACAAACAGCGATTCTTAATTTTATCGTTTGTGAAGATGGAGCTATTTGTAATATTGAAATTGAGAATCGGGAGAATGTAAGCCCTGAATTTGCAAAAGCCGTATTGGCGGCGATGCGGAAATCACCGCAGTGGATGCCAGCTTTAGTCAAGGGAAAGCCAGTCAAAACAAAATTTCGGCAGCCAGTAGTCGCTGTTCTTGAATAA
- the lat gene encoding L-lysine 6-transaminase yields MSNVHERLSKHILADGFPLVMDMEKSHGSYVVDENGDEYLDMFSMFASMAVGYNHPHLVKHREFLGKMAVNKPAISDIYPKEFADFVDTFDRVAIPKELPYAFFISGGALAVENALKAAFDWKTRLNFAQGIQKEASQVIHFKQAFHGRSGYTLSLTNTQDPRKYMYFPKFNWPRIVNPKLTYPLTSENISQTITVEERAIAEINQAIHDNPNDIACIIIEPIQGEGGDNHFRKEFFQHLRQICDKNEILLIFDEVQTGLGITGKIWAYQHYDIIPDVLAFGKKAQVCGILANKEKFDQVEHHVFKESSRINSTFGGDFIDMLRFKLILEVIEQENLLANAAEKGTYLKSKLQKVMKDRPQLSNLRGEGLFVALDFDSADSRNEFIKRAYANKLIMLGCGEKSIRFRPHLNINKEDIDKTIMIIENSL; encoded by the coding sequence ATGAGCAACGTACATGAAAGACTAAGTAAACATATATTGGCAGACGGGTTTCCACTGGTCATGGATATGGAAAAATCGCACGGCTCTTATGTTGTCGATGAAAATGGGGACGAATACCTGGATATGTTTAGCATGTTTGCCTCTATGGCTGTTGGCTATAACCATCCCCATTTGGTCAAGCATCGTGAGTTTCTGGGCAAGATGGCAGTCAACAAGCCTGCTATATCGGACATCTACCCCAAAGAATTCGCAGATTTTGTGGATACCTTCGACCGTGTGGCAATACCAAAAGAACTCCCCTATGCATTTTTTATTTCCGGTGGAGCACTGGCCGTGGAAAATGCATTGAAAGCAGCCTTTGACTGGAAAACTAGACTTAATTTCGCTCAGGGCATACAAAAAGAAGCGAGTCAGGTCATACATTTTAAACAGGCTTTTCATGGTAGATCGGGCTATACTCTCTCCTTAACAAATACGCAGGATCCCCGAAAGTACATGTATTTTCCAAAGTTCAATTGGCCTCGTATTGTAAATCCCAAATTAACGTATCCACTAACGTCAGAAAATATCAGCCAAACAATAACCGTAGAGGAGAGGGCAATCGCAGAAATCAATCAGGCCATCCACGACAATCCCAACGATATTGCCTGCATTATCATTGAGCCAATACAGGGCGAGGGTGGAGACAATCATTTTCGAAAAGAATTTTTCCAACACCTGCGTCAGATCTGCGACAAGAATGAAATTCTCCTGATTTTCGATGAAGTACAGACAGGGCTGGGTATTACCGGAAAAATATGGGCTTATCAACATTATGATATTATACCGGATGTACTTGCTTTTGGTAAGAAAGCTCAAGTTTGTGGGATATTAGCGAACAAGGAAAAATTTGATCAAGTGGAACATCATGTGTTCAAAGAATCCAGCCGGATCAACTCCACCTTTGGGGGAGATTTTATAGACATGCTCCGCTTTAAACTAATTCTTGAAGTGATCGAACAGGAAAATCTCTTGGCGAATGCTGCTGAAAAAGGAACTTATCTTAAGAGTAAACTACAGAAAGTTATGAAAGATAGGCCGCAACTCAGCAATTTAAGGGGTGAAGGGTTATTTGTAGCGCTGGATTTTGATTCCGCAGATTCCCGTAACGAATTTATCAAAAGGGCTTATGCCAACAAATTGATCATGCTGGGCTGTGGTGAAAAAAGTATACGATTCAGACCGCATCTTAATATCAACAAGGAGGATATTGATAAAACGATTATGATCATCGAAAACAGTCTATAA
- a CDS encoding type IA DNA topoisomerase has product MKVVIAEKPSVARDLARVMGAKEVKDGYIAGNGYAFTYAFGHLVQLCTPQAYGYNSWTISNLPIIPANFKLESKKVKRDGKQMDDTGAVKQLNTIKSLLEQAEEIIVATDAGREGELIFRNIYYFLGSKVPFKRLWISSQTDKAIKEGFANLKEGTEYDSLYMSARSRSESDWLIGINATQAITLAAGNKGLLSLGRVQTPTLAMICSRYLENKDFKPQAFYKIQAGFEKDNISFKATSNKIDKKDVAEQTIARLTVGTNARVAKVEAKETKEQPPLLFDLTSLQQDANKKYGYSADQTLSIAQTLYEKKVITYPRTGSRYIGEDVFEQIEALFQHLSDHAEESIASIAKNLIGAKLNKRSVDDKKVTDHHALLVTDEKPGHMLKEQQNIYNMIAKRMVESFSEVCIKDITTVTIDAQGVELIAKGTVIKQYGWRLSAEQIEAPDEDKNNDDQDNENAQLPKLLAEELLQILTLELAERFTKARPIHTEASLLKAMETSGKEIEDDEMRQAMKDCGLGTPATRAATIETLFQRDYIKRDKKKLIPTEKGLAVYNLVKDRSIAKVTLTGKWEQKLEEMRANKVSYDVFMKHIKDYTAKITKELLTLRISLAQEEVKPQQKGKIKCPKCEKGLILLYDRVAQCDHYARGCDFKIWRTLNGIFLEEKEMKNLLEKGKTSEFKGVKNNEGAIVNAPLVFENFKVNVG; this is encoded by the coding sequence ATGAAGGTTGTAATAGCTGAAAAGCCCTCCGTGGCTCGTGATCTGGCCCGTGTGATGGGAGCGAAGGAAGTCAAAGATGGCTATATCGCCGGAAATGGCTATGCTTTTACCTATGCTTTTGGTCATTTGGTTCAATTGTGTACGCCTCAGGCTTACGGTTATAATAGCTGGACTATTTCCAATCTTCCCATCATACCTGCAAATTTTAAACTGGAATCGAAGAAAGTCAAACGGGATGGAAAGCAGATGGATGATACTGGTGCGGTCAAACAGCTCAATACAATAAAGTCACTATTAGAACAGGCCGAAGAAATTATTGTAGCGACAGATGCCGGACGGGAAGGTGAGCTTATCTTTCGTAATATATATTACTTCCTGGGTTCAAAGGTGCCGTTTAAACGGCTTTGGATTTCAAGTCAGACAGATAAGGCCATTAAAGAAGGTTTTGCGAACTTAAAAGAGGGTACTGAATACGATAGTTTATACATGTCTGCCCGATCGAGATCAGAATCGGATTGGTTGATCGGGATCAATGCCACACAGGCGATCACTTTGGCTGCAGGCAACAAAGGACTTCTTTCTTTGGGAAGAGTACAGACACCTACTTTGGCGATGATCTGCTCGCGATACCTCGAAAATAAAGATTTTAAGCCGCAGGCATTTTATAAAATACAGGCAGGCTTTGAGAAAGATAATATCAGCTTTAAAGCCACTTCAAATAAAATAGATAAAAAAGATGTTGCCGAACAGACAATCGCCCGATTGACTGTTGGGACAAATGCGCGTGTTGCAAAAGTAGAGGCCAAAGAGACAAAGGAACAACCTCCTTTATTATTTGACTTAACCTCCCTTCAACAGGATGCGAACAAAAAATATGGTTACTCAGCCGACCAAACCCTGAGTATTGCGCAGACGCTTTACGAGAAAAAGGTTATTACCTATCCCCGTACCGGATCCCGTTATATTGGTGAGGATGTTTTCGAACAGATCGAAGCGCTTTTTCAGCATCTCTCGGATCATGCAGAGGAATCTATTGCATCTATTGCCAAGAATTTAATAGGAGCAAAGTTAAATAAGCGTTCTGTTGATGACAAAAAGGTAACAGATCACCATGCGCTGTTGGTTACCGATGAAAAGCCCGGTCATATGTTGAAAGAACAGCAAAATATTTACAACATGATTGCTAAGCGTATGGTCGAGAGTTTCTCGGAAGTCTGTATCAAGGATATCACCACAGTTACGATAGATGCGCAAGGTGTCGAGCTGATCGCAAAAGGGACGGTCATCAAACAGTACGGCTGGCGTCTTTCTGCCGAGCAGATAGAAGCTCCAGATGAAGATAAGAACAACGATGACCAAGACAATGAGAATGCGCAGTTACCTAAATTGCTGGCTGAGGAATTACTGCAAATATTGACTTTGGAACTTGCTGAACGTTTTACCAAGGCACGTCCGATTCATACCGAAGCTTCCCTCTTAAAAGCGATGGAAACATCCGGTAAAGAAATTGAAGACGATGAAATGCGTCAGGCGATGAAAGACTGCGGTTTGGGAACACCAGCTACCCGTGCGGCCACGATAGAGACACTTTTTCAGCGCGACTATATCAAACGGGATAAGAAAAAACTGATTCCGACTGAAAAAGGACTGGCTGTGTATAACCTAGTTAAAGATCGTTCGATTGCGAAGGTAACATTGACTGGAAAATGGGAGCAAAAGCTGGAGGAAATGCGGGCCAATAAGGTTTCTTATGATGTTTTTATGAAACATATAAAGGACTACACAGCGAAAATTACCAAAGAATTATTGACACTGCGAATTTCATTGGCGCAAGAGGAAGTCAAACCACAACAAAAAGGGAAAATCAAATGTCCTAAATGTGAGAAAGGCTTAATCCTCCTATATGATCGGGTGGCACAATGTGATCACTATGCCCGCGGTTGTGATTTTAAGATCTGGCGAACATTGAACGGTATTTTTCTGGAAGAAAAAGAAATGAAGAATCTTTTGGAAAAAGGAAAAACCTCGGAGTTTAAGGGTGTTAAAAACAATGAGGGCGCTATTGTAAATGCTCCACTGGTATTCGAAAACTTTAAAGTTAACGTGGGATAG